A window of Gadus chalcogrammus isolate NIFS_2021 chromosome 2, NIFS_Gcha_1.0, whole genome shotgun sequence genomic DNA:
aaTTTTCACACTGATATATTCATACTGCGTGGCTGTAATTCACAGTCCAGACTCACTACGGTCTGCAGAATCCCTCCCCGTCTTGAAGAAACACCTGAAGACATCTACTGAGAACACCTCAGTAAGTGATGACTGGTACTGTGGCTCTCGTGTTTAGAGCACACTTAAGTAGAGCAAGAGCTGGTCTCTAGCATAAATGTTACCATTCCCTCATTATTGACATATACTCATATGCTCATAGGtatacagtaatacacacagaatcacatacgtacacacacagtaatggagGGGGGACAACATGTGGCCTGCGTGTCACCAGGGTCTTTCACATCGGCCCACGCAGAAAATATGAGGACATGTATCGTGGGATAATTTGAGATATGGTCATATTAATGACAAACTTTATAGAATGATGTTAAATTCATAAGTTCACCTGATATCGCTTCAGTTAAATGAGCAGCCATTATTAAAACACAAAATTGTTGATTAAATAAACCATTGTCAATCTAATGTTAGGTTGCACTACCATTAATAATAAGTCATGAAAAAACTAAACTTGTGCTCTGCTCCCTAAAGTTACTCTGCACTCTGTTCCACGTATATAACGGACAtaaaacatgaaacacacaACTACTTGAGATGCCTATCAATAGTCCGTAACTCATGGGCGTAATCACACGTCAAGTAAGGTAAATGCGAGCTTTttgtcccaaacacacacatgtcgtTATTTAGGAGAATAAATCTGTCTATACGGTCACTGGTTCATCAGGTCGGCCTATTTGAcataaaactttttttaaaagtacattttaaacgTATGCAGATGAAACGACATTTTTTTTactggattatttattttaaatcctctcaaaagggcacctaccaaatcttctcttcctggtctccctccggtccaaagacgtgtccccaggttcctcagagagtccagggtccggttcagagatggtAGCCATGGTTCCTCCCTGACAGCTTCAGATACGTCTGCTCTCAGGAGTCGGCTCTGATATATCAGCTGGAAAAAACACGTCGCATGTTTTAATTCTGAGCAGCCTGCAATCTGATATCATCAGTGTCAGGAAGTGACAGTGGTGACACTCGTATCAGAGTGAAGACACTCTTATCAGATGTCTTCAgttgacacacagactcacggacgcatgcaaacacacacaatattatttttcattgaatataAAGACACAACGTAGGTATCAGAGACGTGTAGTGAGGCCCGTGGCTGGTGAGGCACTGACCTCTTCAGAGTCAGATTTACAAATATATGAACCCAATTGTTATGTAGTAGAAAAGGCGATTTCTCGTAGCACAGCCACAAAGTCTTTTCGGCGGTACCACTCTGTTTGAAAGTGAGTGAGAATCCTTAGAGACTCCCTCCACCCAGCTCACCCTCTACTCAATAACTAACATTGTAAATACAGACTCAGACACAGTAGAGAGGACggtgtcatcacacacacaacaagattcTTCAATAGCTTCTTCCCTGCAGCAGTGCGACTGATGGCATTAACAGAGAACATCTGAAAAATACAATGTGCAATATTgtgttttgcttatttattttatttatttatttaaatatatactcACCACCCTACCCCCACTTCCTACGTGCAACAACGCTGCTATATGTGGTTGGTTATACAGTATGGTTGCACTGctgaattcaatttaatttaatatgtaTACACCTTTTTTAATTGTAATCACTATCTACTGTGGTGCTCTCTGAAATGCATTGCACAACATGCAATTTGTCCTTATCTCAATTTTTaaaactttttatattttttattattactatttattgtgcttctctctctcgctctctctctctctccatggaccttttttttatacatttttttgacAATTAGCAGCCAGGGGGTACAGTAATGGCAGACataaaatacagacacaaaaaatacaaaatgcagcattaaattaaataaaaagattaTAAAGAGCACACGCACTAGGTGTTTTAATAGCTTTCCCATTTCTAGAACATAGATAGTGGATAgtgattaaaattaaaaaatatatatacatattaaattaaatgggggtaggaagtgggggtagggtggtgagtatatatttaaataaaatacaatattgcACATTGTATTTTTCAGATGTTCTCTGTTAATGCCTTCAGTCGCACTGTTGCAGGGAAGAAGCTATTGAAgaatcttgttgtgtgtgtgatgacactGTCCGCTCTACTGTGTCTGAGTCTGTATTTACAATGTTAGTTATTGAGTAGAGGGTGCGCTGGGTGGAGGGAGTCTAATGATTCTCACTGCCCTTTTCCGACAGCGCTGACTGTAAATAAAGTCCATGGAGGGAAGTGTGGTCCCAGTAATCCTCTCAGCTGTCTTTATGACCCTTTGGAGTGCCCTCCTCTGTGCCTGTGTAACGGGTTGCTTCAAACTACGGGACAGAAAGTAACGCGGTCTTTTCAAACAGAGTGGTACCGCCGAAAAGACTGGCTGTGTGGCTGTGCTACGAGAAATCGCCTTTTCTACTACATAACAATTGGGTTCATATATTTGTAAATCGGACTCTGATAAAGTCAGTGCCTCACCAGCCACGGGCCTCACTACACGTCTCTGATACCTATGTATGTTGTGTCTTtatatttaatgaaaaataatattttttgtgtttgcatgcgtccgtgagtctgtgtgtcaacTGAAGACATCTGATAAGAGTGTATTCACTCTGATAAGAGTGTCAACTGTCACTTCCTGACACTGATGATATCAGATTGCAGGCTGAACTCGTCGATTTGAGAATTATGCTCCTTGATTCATCTATGGCAATTAAGTATGTTTGTTACAAACTGGAAGAGTTGTtatctaataataatatattttacatGATCATCACCTGGCTAACTGGGAAGGGGGATTGTCTCTATTATGCGGTTAtgttttgcttttttatttaaataaggaCATACATGATTTATGCAGACCCGTCGCCAGACCTGAGTCTGAAGGGGGGCATATGAAATGCATAGGGGAGtacaattattattagcctACAGTACGTATATTTCCTCTATTCGCGCAGCACATAATCATCACGTTAATCATAACCAACagcaatatcacacacacacacacacacacacacacacacacacacacacacacacggtagctTACTTTGAGTGGATTCAGcgctgtcctccctccctccctccctgtcctcagcGGGAGGCAGCGTTTCTCCGAGCTGAACCTCCTCATCAACATATCCTTCCACTCAGATGTAAACTTGTGAGTCAGGTCCTTTTCAAAAGCAAGCTGAATCAGCTGGGCCTTGCGTCTGTGCAACATAGTGCGCCGATGCTCTGAGAAGACGTTTTTCAGCTTGGAAAATGACTTTTCACACATTGCTGTGGAAGCTCCTAAAGTAAGGGCAAGGGTGTAGGCTGTGAGAACAGTCGGCATAGCCTGGAGTGCACAGTTGAATGTGCTAAGGATGTTTGCTATTGTCCATTTTCCGTCTTCTGGGTGTCATTCATTTTCTTAACCAGGAACTCACAAGCCACAGTATATTCAGATTCAGCCACATCAGTTCCAGCTAATAGCAGGAGAGGTGTTACGGTTACCTTTGATGGGTCCAGGAAATTATCTGACTGATTATTAGACTGTTGGTGGGCTTTTCAACCACTTACGAATATCCATGATGATGAACTAGAAATGAAAGTAAGCTAGCGAAAAATCATCCAGCTTCACTTCAAAATGCGCGGTAACTAGCGGCTAAATGGACGTAGTTACGTAGGCCTACGTAGCCTAGATCGGCAGATttaatagtccgccaaagacgttgacgtcgcttagcaaccgaagacgctggggttgacaagttaccggacttctTGCGGAGCGATACCAAAGACGCCATTAAAGGCAAAACATCCTTTGTTTACCTTTACAGCAGTCAATTATACttaagttgtgaagggcccatgcaagtgaacggagcgttaataatataaataataatataaaataaaaaagtttatttttttttatttttttttgagaCGTGCCTCATTTGGGGGGGCACAATTATtgtgggggggcgggcccgGCCCCCTATGGCCCGCCCATAGCGACGGGCCTGCATTTATGTCCATTGTTTGCTTGATAAACCGTTGTGTTATCACGTTGACCCTTTCTGTtaattttcttttcaaaaccgAGCACATTCTAGACCGTAGTCTAGTAGAAGGAAACTACACCGCactaaataagaaaaaaaacctcTTAAGTTTGGCAACATGGTGAGAAACCATTAAAGATAATCCAAAAAGCCAAACTGTTTCAACAGCAGCCGTTATGTCATACCATTCATCCTGGTGATAATGATTCTCTCTCAGTATACTCATTTTCGCTGTTCTGCTAAATTCATGCGTTCCAAACTGTCAATCAGTCAAACACGACTACAGTCTCTCCATTGATGAAAGGTTTAGTCATGATCAGGTGTGACTAACGAGAGAACGGAGCTCTCTGACCAGAGACCAGCCACTGATTGATTTAATTGATTTATAATATGAATTATGATAGATTGTATTGGTCTGTATCCCCCTACATAAGGCAAATAGCAGCCTATAGTTTCCGTCAAATTGAATGCAGAGGCTGACATGAACGGACGAGGACATTGTCGTCATATTGTGAAAAGTAAAATCTGTTGGTAGAGACAAACCTACAGACAGCTGCTGGAAACCCTGACATGCCAAGGGATCGTCTTCACGCGTTTGAACGACGCAAAAGACACACAAAACGAGGCATCACTGAACCGCACATACCAACAAACACATCATACATGATTGGACCGTCAGTCGACCAAAGGTCTGGCCTGACCAATCGCATCCGAGGACACGCAGCTCATGTCTGGTGCGTTTCCGACAGCGGTgaggcgcggcggcggcgggggctgaCCTTTCTGACGTAGGAGGCGGCGTCCTCCTCGTTGTACACCACGGCGCTGATggccccgcggcggcggcgcccccGCACCACGGGGTTCATGGGGGGGGAGACCTCCTCCGAGCGGGAGTCCGAGCGGGAGCCCGAGGCCTTCTGCTGCAGCAGCATCTGCATGCTCTCCTCCTGGTGGCGCGGGCCGAGGCCCAGAGGGGAGCGCTCGGTCAGTGGGCGCTTCCATTCCCTCACTCCTTGAGGACTTTTACTGCAGCATTCAATCGTGAAACCTCGGGACTATTTAGACACATGTATGTTTTAAAGGTTACTGTAGATGGTCTGTATTTCTAAGCCATCTAAATCTGTTCCAATGGTCCCGAAAAAAAAGCTTTAAATCAACAttttacataataataataataataatacatttaatttagaggcgcctttcaaaacacccaaggtcaccttacagagcatatattcatcatacattttttagaaaaaacaagacattgtggaaaaaataaatagataaataaataaataagtaaacataagcaataagaaataaataaaacaaaaacaagacaaaacaaaacaaaaaaaacaatcaaaacagtgatcagttagacgttgtgtgcgagtttgaacaggtgagttttgagttgtgacttgaaggttgtaatggtgtctgactgttttatgtgtggggggaggtagttccagagcctgggtgctgaacagctgaatgaccgggcacccattgaagtgagtcgtgatgtggggatacatagtagtccagcagaggttgagcggagggagcgggagggagtgtattcttggaggaggtcgcagaggtaactgggggctaggttgtggagagctttgaaggtgaggagtagggttttgtattggatgcggtagtgtactgtcTGTACATGCGTAATATTATATCATTTTTGCCTGTTTCAATATCAGTTGCTAGTCAAATGGTTAATCCAGAAGTTTGGTGAGTCCACGAGGACACTAATATTAAGTTATCCCGCCAAATGATCAAAAACCAAAATCACAGCATACAACTGCAGCAAGTCCAATGTGAGAGCAGCACATCGGTCATTCAGACAACAGCATATAATATCCAATACGAAGGTAACCGACTTCAGAGCAGAGCAGAATGCACACGAGACTCCCAAGATGTCAGCTCATGATTGACACCTCACCTTTTCCAGTCTGTCAAAGTACTCTTTGAGGAAAGCCATTGGCCGGTCTGGCCACGAGGTGCACAGCTGGACGATGCAGTCCTTCAGCAGCTGCTGGATGTTGTGTTTCTGCACGTACTGCTCGCACTCTCTCATACTCCTCTCTTCATCGCTGCTCATGTTGCCTGATGTCATTGTAGCCTTCTGTCCTGGCGAAGGAATGGAGACAGTGGATGTTAGGATAAAACATTGCATTTGAACATGTGTGGCAGGTTGAGtgttgctcctcctccactcaggTGATTTCTGGTGGGCAGATTGCAGAGTGGTTTCACCTGTATAAGTGCTGCGCCTTCTCTGGCGCTCACACTGCTGCCTGGCACTCGTGGCGAGGACTCGGTGTGGCGTCTGTTAGTTGTTGGTTTGTTGTCGGTTGGTGTGGTGTGCTTCAGTCACTTGAAGGTGAGTAGGCATGACGCTACTTTCGTGCAACTTTATGATGACAAGCAGGTGCCCAGTGACCGCGAGTGTTTTTGTAACTTTCCAGCGTTGTGGCCGTGTTGTTCGGGGGCGGCATTGTGAAGAGTGAGGGGAGTGTGGCATCCGCTCTGTACTGTTGCCGCAGCCGGTGATCAGTTTCGGGGGCGTAAAGCTCTCTTCGTTCGGGTAAGCGTGCTCTTTTGTTAACCTGCTGGTTGTGTTAGCTTTGTGCTTAGCCGTCTGCTCTCTGTCCTGCTGTAGCTGTTGGAGCCGCAGCGGTGCTTTtgcttttcttcctcctcctgtgctcTGGTGAAGCTGCCCTGCACGGCTCTGTGACGTAGCCTACACCTGGCGATCCCCAAACGTAAACCATCCACGGCCTCCGGTCCTGGGGCGGCCACTCTGTCTTCGCCAGCCGCTTCGTCTTCTCCATCCACTCCgtcgtcttcatcatcttcgGCTGCTCCGGCACCGTTGCCTTTTTCCACACAGTCCGATGTGGCGGTTGCATTCCCACGCAGCGCTAAGTTTCCAGTCCCACCACAATTCTTATCGGTTTGGTTAATTGTCTGCTTTTCCTTtcatctttttgtgtttgtgttctttagtttatttgtttgggGTTAAATcctatgcatacatatatttttgtgttgcgTTTTGTTGACCCATTTGGGGTTAAGCATATcaatattttcttattatttctGATCTATTGCTTTGGGGTTCAACGGATTATTTTCTGTTTAGTTTAACATAGCTgttgggtttgtgtatgtgtgtgttttattatagTCCTCTGTTTTAAATGATTGTCGTAACAACCTGAGTGTTTCGCCACAACAGTAGTGTaattctgtgtttctttcttgtgTTTCCAGGACAGGAGCTGGTGTAGCGGGCGGCaggctttgatttggtttgtaGTGGTTCTTTTGTGGTTTTGAGTTTATTTAGTCTGACCGCCTCGCTACCGCCTAGCTCTGTGcctgttgtatttatttctacTTTGACTTGACACTTCATTGGTTGTTGAGGTCCCTGAGCTCTTTTAATTCTGCTTACCGTAGATAAATAAAATTACATCTTTTGTAAGTCCGTCTCTCGTCCTTCATACCAAACGTGCAACGAATCTGTGTGACCTCTGGTTGGCCAAAGTACAGGGCCAAGGTTGTATTTCCTGGGGTGCAATTCCCCAGGTGGCGTTGTCGAGCAacttcccccccccttctctccattTTGCCACACATGGTTCAATTTGAGTTGTTTATTTTGGCATCTTCAACCAATATTGACTGTATTGAGTCCTTACCCCACAGCACAGCCACAAAGCCAGTCTTTTCGGCGGTACCACTCTGTTTGAAAAGACCGCGTTACTTTCTGTCCCGTAGTTTGAAGCAACCCGTTAAGCTCTGGCATTGGTCTTCCATCATTTATTATCTCCTTTTTGGATTGAAAGTCCAGTTTTGAGAAATGTCTGAGTTTGGCTATTGAATCATTATCTTCCATGTTTGCagtcagaaatgttttttt
This region includes:
- the LOC130400361 gene encoding cAMP-dependent protein kinase type I-alpha regulatory subunit-like, yielding MQCFILTSTVSIPSPGQKATMTSGNMSSDEERSMRECEQYVQKHNIQQLLKDCIVQLCTSWPDRPMAFLKEYFDRLEKEESMQMLLQQKASGSRSDSRSEEVSPPMNPVVRGRRRRGAISAVVYNEEDAASYVRKVSPRRRRASPLSETHQT